One Osmerus mordax isolate fOsmMor3 chromosome 16, fOsmMor3.pri, whole genome shotgun sequence genomic window carries:
- the LOC136959455 gene encoding Krueppel-like factor 6 gives MDVIPMCSIFQELQIVHDTGYFSALPSLEEYWQQTCLELERYLQSEPYVSATDLKFDNQEDLWSKLILACGDKAQADPKIPHVKEEDNQDSPHLEASSFHSDASSEASDCSEELSPTLDFSSNPLSDILGEGEDLSSTVISTPPSSPEAGKDSSMAQVWSGIQTVLHSPGKIRTGGIGRTLEKGSLANGEASPDGRRRVHRCHFNGCRKVYTKSSHLKAHQRTHTGEKPYRCSWVGCEWRFARSDELTRHFRKHTGAKPFKCSHCDRCFSRSDHLALHMKRHI, from the exons ATGGATGTAATTCCTATGTGCAGCATCTTTCAGGAGCTTCAGATTGTTCACGATACCGGATACTTTTCAGCTTTACCATCCCTTGAAGAGTATTGGCAGCAG acATGCTTGGAGTTGGAGCGGTATCTCCAGAGTGAACCCTATGTCTCGGCAACAGACCTCAAGTTTGATAACCAGGAGGACCTGTGGAGCAAGCTGATCCTAGCCTGCGGTGATAAGGCCCAGGCAGACCCAAAGATCCCTCACGTCAAAGAGGAGGACAATCAGGACAGCCCTCACCTCGAGGCCAGCAGCTTCCACTCTGACGCCAGCAGCGAAGCATCGGACTGCTCCGAGGAGCTCTCGCCTACTCTCGACTTCTCCTCCAACCCTCTGAGTGATATTCTGGGTGAAGGAGAAGATCTGAGCTCCACAGTTATAAGTACTCCGCCATCTTCTCCGGAGGCTGGCAAAGACAGCTCCATGGCCCAGGTGTGGAGTGGGATACAGACTGTGCTGCATTCGCCTGGCAAAATACGGACAGGGGGGATTGGGCGAACGCTGGAAAAGGGAAGCTTGGCCAATGGAGAGGCTTCTCCAGACGGGAGGAGGCGGGTGCACAGGTGTCACTTCAATGGCTGCCGGAAGGTGTACACGAAAAGTTCCCATCTCAAAGCACATCAGCGCACACATACAG GTGAGAAGCCTTACAGGTGTTCATGGGTAGGCTGTGAGTGGCGTTTTGCACGGAGCGATGAGCTAACCAGACATTTCAGGAAGCACACAGGGGCAAAGCCATTCAAATGCAGTCATTGCGACAG GTGTTTCTCTCGTTCGGACCACTTGGCGCTTCACATGAAGAGACACATCTAA